The following are encoded together in the Candidatus Fusobacterium pullicola genome:
- the zupT gene encoding zinc transporter ZupT has product MFDDNSVRALILSFIAGMSTLIGTLVVFIVKQRSEKLVSASLGFAGGVMISVSFTDLLPNANELLQSYSGEKIGIILSTIFLLLGVVIAGGLDRFVPHIEEQQGEDYKHQNLFRVGFVSTLAIGLHNFPEGIATFMAGYDNLALGLSITLAIAMHNIPEGISVAMPIYFSTGSIGKAFKYTFLSGIAEPIGALLAFLILKPYINDFSLGAIFSVISGIMLYIAIEELIPSSRQYGYIRTALISTFIGIILMPLTHIL; this is encoded by the coding sequence ATGTTTGATGATAATAGTGTAAGGGCTTTGATTCTATCTTTTATAGCAGGAATGTCAACTTTAATAGGGACATTAGTTGTTTTTATTGTGAAACAGAGAAGTGAAAAATTAGTTAGTGCATCATTAGGGTTTGCTGGTGGAGTGATGATAAGTGTATCTTTTACTGATTTATTGCCCAACGCTAATGAGCTTTTGCAAAGTTATTCAGGAGAAAAAATAGGGATAATTTTAAGTACAATATTTTTGTTACTTGGAGTAGTTATAGCTGGAGGACTTGATAGATTTGTACCTCATATTGAGGAGCAGCAAGGGGAAGATTATAAGCATCAAAATCTATTTAGAGTAGGATTTGTGTCAACTTTAGCTATAGGGTTACATAATTTTCCAGAAGGGATAGCTACATTTATGGCTGGTTATGATAACTTAGCATTGGGACTATCTATTACTTTAGCTATAGCTATGCACAATATACCTGAAGGAATTTCTGTGGCTATGCCAATCTATTTTTCTACTGGAAGTATAGGAAAAGCTTTTAAATATACTTTTTTATCTGGAATAGCTGAACCTATAGGAGCTCTTTTAGCTTTTTTAATTTTAAAACCTTATATAAATGATTTTTCACTTGGGGCAATTTTTTCAGTTATTTCAGGAATAATGTTATATATTGCAATAGAAGAGCTTATTCCAAGTTCAAGACAGTATGGATATATTAGGACAGCTCTTATTTCTACTTTTATTGGAATAATTTTAATGCCACTTACTCATATATTATAA
- a CDS encoding DUF1385 domain-containing protein → MKEKVSIGGQAVIEGVMMRSPSCIATAVRKPSGEIVYKKTMISNKKGRLAEIPFIRGAVMLFDALVMGVKELTFSANEAEEKEEEQITQKEAILTTILSLGLGIGLFIVLPSLIGSFIFLNNKMYSNLLEAALRLVFFILYIWLISFSKDVRRVYEYHGAEHKSIYAYENGMELTPENAKKFTTLHPRCGTSFLLIVMLIAIVVFSTIDFIFPTPTTMIGRIGMKIGLRVILMPLIAGISYEIQRYSSKHLDNFCIKFLAFPGLSLQKITTREPDLEQLEVAIVAIKAALGEKIENAREINR, encoded by the coding sequence ATGAAAGAAAAAGTTAGTATAGGTGGACAAGCTGTAATAGAAGGGGTTATGATGAGAAGTCCAAGTTGTATAGCTACAGCTGTGAGAAAACCTTCTGGAGAGATAGTTTATAAAAAAACAATGATATCTAATAAAAAAGGAAGATTAGCAGAGATTCCTTTTATAAGAGGAGCAGTGATGCTTTTTGATGCTTTAGTAATGGGAGTAAAAGAATTAACTTTTTCAGCTAACGAAGCTGAAGAGAAAGAAGAGGAACAAATTACCCAAAAGGAAGCAATTTTAACTACAATTTTATCTTTAGGGTTAGGAATAGGGTTATTTATAGTTTTACCCTCTTTGATAGGAAGTTTTATATTTTTAAATAATAAGATGTATTCAAATCTTTTAGAGGCTGCTTTAAGACTAGTGTTTTTTATACTATACATATGGCTGATATCTTTTTCAAAGGATGTAAGAAGAGTCTATGAATATCATGGTGCTGAGCATAAGTCTATTTATGCTTATGAAAATGGAATGGAGTTAACACCTGAAAATGCCAAAAAATTTACAACTTTACATCCTAGATGTGGAACAAGTTTTTTATTAATTGTTATGTTGATAGCAATAGTTGTTTTTTCGACAATAGATTTTATTTTTCCTACACCTACTACAATGATTGGAAGAATAGGTATGAAAATAGGATTAAGAGTAATTTTGATGCCATTAATAGCTGGAATATCTTATGAGATTCAAAGATATAGTTCAAAACATTTAGATAATTTTTGTATAAAATTTTTAGCTTTTCCAGGACTTTCTTTACAAAAAATAACAACGAGAGAACCTGATTTAGAACAATTAGAGGTTGCTATAGTAGCAATAAAAGCTGCTTTAGGTGAAAAAATTGAAAACGCAAGAGAAATAAATAGATAA
- the rapZ gene encoding RNase adapter RapZ, which yields MSKKKIVIVTGLSGSGKTTALNVLEDMGYYTVDNLPCEIGTHFIDSSIEKIALGMDIRSFKKVDEFIDFLKKLRNNSEIICSVIFLQASKEVILNRYNLTRRKHPVEESTLLQSIRKEREIMAGVKELSTGIIDTSCDKPKELIEKLKIVLGLDVDIKDINIHIQSFGFKYGIPIDVDLVFDVRFLPNPYYLDELRPKSGLDREVSDYVMSFDISQEFYAKLMDMLDFLIPNYIKEGKKHLTIGIGCSGGKHRSVTFAELLYKELSEIENLNVYVNHREKERGNW from the coding sequence ATGAGTAAGAAAAAAATAGTAATTGTAACAGGGTTAAGTGGAAGCGGAAAAACAACAGCTTTAAATGTACTTGAAGATATGGGATATTATACAGTGGATAATTTACCTTGTGAAATAGGAACTCACTTTATAGATTCATCAATAGAGAAAATTGCTCTTGGAATGGACATTCGTTCTTTTAAAAAAGTTGATGAATTTATAGATTTTTTAAAAAAATTAAGAAATAATTCAGAGATAATATGTTCAGTTATATTTTTACAAGCATCTAAAGAGGTAATTTTAAATAGATATAATCTCACTAGAAGAAAACATCCAGTAGAAGAGAGTACTTTACTTCAAAGTATTAGAAAAGAGAGAGAGATAATGGCAGGAGTAAAGGAGTTATCTACCGGAATAATAGATACAAGTTGTGATAAACCAAAGGAGCTAATAGAAAAATTAAAAATAGTATTAGGGTTAGATGTTGATATAAAAGATATCAATATTCATATACAATCTTTTGGATTTAAGTATGGAATTCCTATTGATGTAGATTTAGTTTTTGATGTGAGATTTTTACCAAATCCATATTACTTAGATGAGTTAAGACCAAAAAGTGGATTGGATAGGGAAGTTTCAGATTATGTGATGAGTTTTGATATATCTCAAGAATTTTATGCAAAACTAATGGATATGTTGGATTTTTTAATTCCTAATTATATAAAGGAGGGAAAGAAGCACCTGACAATAGGAATTGGTTGTAGCGGAGGAAAACATCGTTCAGTTACTTTTGCAGAGTTGTTGTATAAAGAGTTATCAGAGATAGAGAATCTTAATGTCTATGTAAATCATAGAGAGAAAGAGAGAGGAAATTGGTAA
- the uvrC gene encoding excinuclease ABC subunit UvrC — protein sequence MVKVFDIKKVDIPENPGVYLMKKNEKVIYVGKAKNLKNRVSSYFNREHESEKTKELVKNIEDIEFIICNSELDALILENNLIKKYTPKYNILLKDEKTYPYIKISKENFPNIKIIRTTKALDTKSGVYFGPYPFGAWNLKKALVKIFKIRDCERDMNKIYSRPCLKYFMKMCPGPCTYKDIFLEYNGQIEKAKNLLKGKSKEVIDGLKKDMEIAAEDMRFEEAINLREQIKEIENAVVNQVTEYGKDLDEDIFSLKKEGDRVFICVLNVRDGKILGKTSTNIDLKGKIDGNLAEDIVMAFYSKHPIPKSIVFQEELSESLNLVKESLEIQRGQRVEFYFPKIKSRRKELLEMGELNLSRDIESYFKKKSVIEEGLYKIYTELKLKRYPRKIECFDISNIQGKDAVASMSVSVEGRASKKDYRKFKITCKDTPDDFAMMREVITRRYSKLPEHEFPDIVLIDGGLGQINAAGEVFKEIGKDGIAELLSLAKRDEEIYKYGEAIPYSFPKEWEALKIFQRVRDEAHRFGITYHRKLRSKRVISSELDKVEGVGVKRKEILLKEFGSVRKILVEDVESLARFVPKKVAENILNTLKEKK from the coding sequence TTGGTAAAGGTTTTTGATATAAAAAAGGTAGATATTCCAGAGAATCCTGGAGTATACTTAATGAAAAAAAATGAAAAAGTTATCTATGTAGGAAAAGCTAAAAATTTAAAAAATAGAGTTTCCTCATACTTTAATAGAGAACATGAGAGTGAAAAGACAAAAGAGTTGGTAAAAAATATAGAGGATATAGAGTTTATAATTTGTAATAGTGAACTCGATGCTCTTATTTTAGAAAATAATTTAATAAAAAAATATACCCCTAAATATAATATTCTCTTAAAAGACGAAAAAACTTATCCTTATATAAAAATAAGCAAAGAAAATTTTCCAAATATAAAAATAATAAGAACGACAAAAGCTCTAGATACAAAATCTGGAGTATATTTTGGACCATATCCATTTGGAGCTTGGAATTTAAAAAAAGCTTTAGTTAAAATTTTTAAAATAAGAGATTGTGAAAGAGATATGAATAAAATATATTCACGTCCATGTTTAAAATATTTTATGAAAATGTGTCCAGGACCGTGTACATATAAAGATATTTTTTTAGAGTATAATGGACAGATAGAGAAAGCTAAAAATCTTCTAAAAGGAAAGAGCAAAGAGGTAATAGATGGATTAAAAAAGGATATGGAGATAGCAGCTGAAGATATGAGGTTTGAAGAGGCTATAAATCTAAGAGAACAGATAAAAGAGATAGAAAATGCTGTTGTTAATCAAGTGACAGAGTATGGAAAAGATTTAGATGAGGATATATTTTCACTAAAAAAAGAGGGAGATAGAGTATTTATCTGTGTTTTAAATGTAAGAGATGGTAAAATTTTAGGAAAGACATCTACAAATATTGATTTAAAAGGTAAGATTGATGGAAATTTAGCTGAAGATATAGTTATGGCATTTTATTCTAAACATCCAATACCTAAAAGTATAGTTTTTCAAGAGGAGTTATCTGAAAGTTTAAATCTAGTAAAAGAGAGTTTAGAAATACAGAGAGGACAAAGGGTAGAGTTTTACTTTCCAAAGATAAAAAGTAGAAGAAAAGAGTTACTTGAAATGGGGGAGTTAAATTTAAGTAGAGATATTGAAAGTTATTTTAAAAAGAAAAGTGTAATAGAAGAGGGACTTTATAAAATATATACAGAGTTGAAATTAAAAAGATATCCAAGAAAGATAGAATGCTTTGATATATCAAATATCCAAGGAAAGGATGCTGTTGCATCTATGAGTGTTTCAGTAGAAGGAAGAGCCTCTAAAAAAGATTATAGAAAATTTAAAATAACTTGTAAGGATACACCAGATGACTTTGCTATGATGAGAGAAGTAATAACTAGAAGATATAGTAAGCTTCCAGAACACGAATTTCCAGATATAGTTTTAATAGATGGAGGACTTGGGCAGATAAATGCTGCTGGAGAAGTTTTTAAAGAGATAGGTAAAGATGGAATAGCAGAATTATTGAGTTTAGCAAAGAGAGATGAAGAGATATATAAATATGGAGAAGCAATACCTTACTCATTTCCAAAGGAATGGGAAGCTTTAAAGATATTTCAAAGAGTAAGAGATGAAGCTCATAGATTTGGAATAACTTATCATAGAAAATTAAGAAGTAAGAGAGTAATATCTTCTGAACTTGATAAAGTTGAAGGAGTTGGGGTAAAGAGAAAAGAGATATTATTAAAAGAATTTGGTTCGGTTAGGAAGATTTTAGTTGAAGATGTAGAGTCGTTAGCTAGATTTGTTCCGAAAAAAGTAGCAGAAAATATATTGAATACATTAAAAGAGAAAAAATAA
- a CDS encoding pyridoxal phosphate-dependent aminotransferase, with product MNFDTVIDRRGTYCTQWDYIKDRFGKEELLPFTISDMDFQVPEEITKALIERIKHGVFGYSRWNNEDFKNSIERWYKDRFDYQIDKEWILYAPSVIYSVAKFIEMKSQKGDGILILNPAYDGFFKVIADNDRKIISSSLIKKNNNYEIDFKDFENKCKISKIFLMCSPHNPIGKVWSREELEKIISICKKYNVFIISDEIHMDIVYGGKHIPILKLEKEYIKNMVICTAASKTFNTPSLGGAYILCTDFKDRDEYLRILKNKEALSSPSILGIIATITAYNKCGYWVDELLKYTKKNIEYVKKYLEKNIPELNCDIPDGCYFAWIDFSKLAVSSEEFQKALIDIGKVAIMPGATYGEEGKMFLRFNVGCSREKVEQGLLGIKIAVESLKNR from the coding sequence ATGAATTTTGATACTGTCATTGATAGAAGAGGTACTTATTGTACACAATGGGACTATATAAAAGATAGATTTGGAAAAGAAGAGTTGCTTCCATTTACAATTTCAGATATGGATTTTCAAGTTCCAGAAGAGATAACAAAAGCTCTAATAGAGCGAATTAAACATGGGGTATTTGGGTATAGTAGATGGAATAATGAGGATTTTAAAAATTCAATAGAGAGATGGTATAAGGATAGATTTGATTATCAAATAGATAAAGAGTGGATATTATATGCACCAAGTGTAATCTATTCAGTAGCAAAGTTTATTGAGATGAAATCTCAAAAAGGTGATGGTATACTTATATTAAATCCTGCATATGATGGATTTTTTAAAGTAATAGCAGATAACGATAGAAAAATTATATCTTCGTCTTTAATTAAAAAAAATAATAATTATGAAATAGATTTTAAAGATTTTGAAAATAAATGTAAAATTTCTAAAATATTTTTAATGTGTAGTCCTCACAATCCAATTGGAAAAGTATGGAGTAGAGAGGAGCTAGAAAAAATAATATCTATATGTAAAAAATACAATGTTTTCATTATATCTGATGAGATACATATGGATATTGTATATGGTGGAAAACATATACCTATATTAAAATTAGAAAAAGAGTATATAAAAAATATGGTAATATGTACAGCAGCCTCTAAGACTTTTAATACTCCATCATTAGGAGGAGCATATATTTTATGTACCGATTTTAAAGATAGAGATGAGTATTTGAGAATATTAAAAAATAAAGAGGCACTCTCTTCACCAAGTATTTTAGGAATAATAGCAACAATTACTGCCTATAATAAATGTGGATACTGGGTAGATGAGTTATTAAAGTATACGAAAAAAAATATAGAGTATGTAAAGAAATATTTAGAGAAAAATATACCGGAATTAAATTGTGATATACCAGATGGATGTTATTTTGCTTGGATAGATTTTTCAAAATTAGCTGTAAGTAGCGAAGAGTTTCAAAAGGCTTTAATAGATATAGGAAAGGTTGCTATAATGCCAGGAGCTACATATGGAGAAGAAGGAAAAATGTTTTTAAGATTTAATGTTGGATGTTCTAGAGAAAAGGTTGAACAAGGACTTTTGGGAATAAAGATAGCAGTGGAGAGTTTAAAAAATAGATGA
- the malX gene encoding maltose/glucose-specific PTS transporter subunit IIBC yields the protein MSKKVGFWEFFQGLGKTFMLPVSLLAACGIMLGIGSSFASSVTAEILPFLKIPAIKLFFEFMSTVGSFAFSNLPIMFAMAIPLGLARQDKGVAAFSGYVGFVMSSMTANFFLKVTGTLATPENMKAAGQAMVFGIQSIDIGVLGGVIIGVIVYKIHDKFCEIKLPDALAFFGGARFVPIATAVIVGVVGLVIPLIWPFFNGIIIKIGDLISKAGIFGPFLFGAGEGVLRPFGLHHILVAMIRFTSAGGEAIINGEPVYGALNIFYREFANGILDPNVTRFLSQGKMPSYMFGLPAVALAIYNTARPENKKRIKGLLVSGIVACVIGGITEPLEFIFLFISPILYLFHCIMVGLGFMTMGILKVAIGNTDGNLIDFIVFGVLQGFRTKWYLVIPVGVIWFIIYYFVFKYVILKFDLKTPGREKVTDNSEIKLGGFDAERLLKALGGKENIVSLDNCITRLRLVVNDMGLINEEEIKATGAIAIVKLDEYNLQVVIGPQVHVVKNKLDKLIK from the coding sequence ATGAGTAAAAAAGTTGGGTTTTGGGAGTTTTTTCAAGGATTGGGAAAAACATTTATGTTACCAGTATCATTATTGGCTGCATGTGGAATTATGTTGGGGATAGGAAGTTCATTTGCTAGTTCAGTTACGGCTGAAATACTTCCATTTTTAAAAATTCCAGCAATAAAATTATTTTTTGAATTTATGTCTACTGTTGGTTCATTTGCTTTTTCAAATTTACCAATAATGTTTGCAATGGCAATACCTTTAGGGCTTGCAAGACAAGATAAAGGGGTTGCAGCTTTTTCAGGGTATGTAGGATTTGTAATGTCAAGTATGACAGCAAATTTCTTTTTAAAAGTGACAGGTACTTTGGCAACTCCAGAAAATATGAAAGCTGCGGGTCAAGCTATGGTTTTTGGAATTCAAAGTATAGATATAGGAGTACTTGGTGGAGTAATCATAGGAGTTATAGTATACAAAATACACGATAAATTTTGTGAAATTAAACTTCCAGATGCTCTAGCTTTCTTTGGAGGAGCGAGATTTGTACCAATTGCCACAGCTGTGATTGTTGGAGTTGTTGGGCTGGTAATTCCACTTATTTGGCCTTTCTTCAACGGTATAATTATAAAAATAGGAGATTTAATAAGTAAAGCTGGTATTTTTGGTCCATTTTTATTTGGAGCTGGAGAGGGAGTTTTAAGACCTTTCGGATTACATCATATATTAGTTGCTATGATAAGATTTACTTCAGCTGGAGGAGAGGCTATTATAAATGGAGAACCAGTTTATGGAGCGTTAAATATTTTCTATAGAGAGTTTGCTAATGGAATATTAGATCCAAATGTGACTAGGTTTTTATCTCAAGGAAAAATGCCTTCATATATGTTTGGATTACCAGCAGTAGCATTAGCTATTTATAACACAGCTAGACCAGAGAATAAAAAAAGAATAAAAGGACTTTTAGTTTCAGGTATTGTAGCTTGTGTAATAGGAGGTATAACAGAACCATTAGAGTTTATATTCTTATTTATATCTCCAATACTATATCTTTTCCATTGTATAATGGTAGGATTAGGTTTTATGACAATGGGGATTTTAAAAGTTGCAATAGGAAATACAGATGGAAATCTAATAGATTTTATTGTTTTTGGAGTTTTACAAGGATTTAGAACAAAGTGGTATCTAGTAATACCAGTGGGAGTAATTTGGTTTATAATATATTATTTTGTATTTAAATATGTTATTTTAAAATTTGACTTAAAAACACCAGGAAGAGAGAAAGTAACAGATAATTCTGAGATAAAATTAGGTGGATTTGATGCTGAAAGACTGCTAAAAGCTTTAGGTGGTAAAGAAAATATAGTATCATTAGATAACTGTATTACAAGATTGAGATTAGTAGTTAATGATATGGGACTTATAAACGAGGAGGAAATAAAAGCAACTGGAGCTATTGCAATAGTAAAATTAGATGAATATAATTTACAAGTTGTAATTGGACCACAAGTGCATGTTGTAAAAAATAAATTAGATAAACTTATTAAATAA
- a CDS encoding PP2C family protein-serine/threonine phosphatase, with product MIYFIFILVIGLMLYYSKKREEEMTEGMMTILTSIRNKKKLEDVPEILKEEYEDTIKNVIKQDLELENSIGELREYRKELEETYNSLVQKSMQLEYSNQILERRVENLSNLNSLSRAVLSVLDLDNIINIILDAYFVLTGAKRISLYLWESEGLINKKTKGECNFKENLLFSEEEMREFSKKDYQETYEKLSKKFTLADNEIIVISPLVVKEKQLGVIYVVEDKNKLIDLDEETISALVIQVSIAINNAKIYSELLIKERMSNELDVASRIQKKILPADMDEIFGLEIAQYFEPAKEIGGDYYDYTILDDNVFSITIADVSGKGVPAAFLMALGRSVLKTLTLTGDFAPNENLNELNKIIYSDITEDMFITMIHSKYNRENKTLYYSNAGHNPLVVYRAKEDTVELHTVKGVAIGFLDEYRYKQGEIQLDKGDIVIFYTDGITEAENKDKEMFGIDRLKEVIYQNKDKSPKELREEILEAINRFRKDYEQTDDLTFVILKSNV from the coding sequence ATGATATACTTTATTTTTATACTTGTTATTGGATTGATGCTATACTATTCTAAAAAAAGAGAAGAAGAGATGACAGAGGGAATGATGACAATTCTTACAAGTATTAGGAATAAAAAGAAATTAGAAGATGTTCCAGAAATTTTAAAAGAAGAATATGAAGATACAATAAAAAATGTAATAAAACAAGATTTAGAGTTAGAAAATTCAATTGGAGAATTAAGGGAATATAGGAAGGAATTGGAGGAAACATACAATTCACTTGTACAAAAGTCTATGCAGTTGGAATATAGTAATCAGATACTGGAGAGAAGAGTAGAAAATCTATCTAATTTAAATTCTCTTTCTAGAGCTGTTCTTTCTGTATTGGATTTAGATAATATTATTAATATCATATTAGATGCTTATTTTGTTTTAACTGGAGCTAAGAGAATCTCTTTATATCTTTGGGAAAGTGAAGGTTTAATAAATAAGAAAACAAAAGGTGAGTGTAATTTTAAAGAAAATTTATTGTTTTCAGAAGAGGAAATGAGAGAGTTTTCTAAGAAGGATTATCAAGAGACTTATGAAAAGCTATCTAAAAAATTTACATTAGCTGATAATGAGATAATTGTAATATCACCATTGGTTGTAAAGGAAAAACAACTTGGGGTAATTTATGTAGTAGAAGATAAGAATAAATTGATAGATTTAGATGAAGAAACAATATCTGCTTTAGTTATTCAAGTTTCAATAGCTATAAATAATGCTAAAATTTATTCAGAACTTTTGATAAAAGAGAGAATGTCCAATGAGTTGGATGTTGCTTCAAGAATCCAAAAGAAAATATTACCAGCAGATATGGATGAAATATTTGGACTTGAGATAGCACAATATTTTGAACCAGCTAAGGAGATAGGAGGAGACTATTACGATTATACTATTTTAGATGACAATGTTTTCTCAATTACTATAGCTGATGTAAGTGGTAAAGGAGTGCCGGCAGCTTTTCTAATGGCACTGGGAAGATCAGTGTTAAAAACACTTACCTTAACAGGAGATTTTGCTCCAAATGAAAACTTAAATGAACTAAACAAGATAATCTATTCAGATATAACTGAGGATATGTTCATTACGATGATACATAGCAAGTATAATAGAGAGAATAAAACTCTTTACTATTCTAATGCAGGACATAATCCATTAGTAGTTTATAGAGCAAAAGAAGATACAGTAGAACTTCATACTGTAAAGGGAGTAGCAATAGGTTTCTTAGATGAATATAGATATAAGCAAGGTGAGATTCAGTTAGATAAAGGTGATATTGTTATATTCTATACAGATGGAATTACAGAGGCTGAAAATAAGGATAAAGAGATGTTTGGAATCGATAGATTAAAAGAGGTAATCTATCAAAATAAAGATAAATCTCCTAAAGAGTTAAGAGAAGAGATATTGGAAGCTATAAACAGATTTAGAAAAGATTATGAACAAACAGATGACTTAACATTTGTGATATTGAAAAGCAATGTTTAG
- a CDS encoding Rrf2 family transcriptional regulator, whose protein sequence is MRIKNEIEYVMRILLYLTKYGENRIVPSNEISEAEDIPHLFSLRILKKLEKAGLVKIFKGAKGGYQLTKPSEEITLRDAVETIEPIICIKDCVNDPGSCNLRRGNCALHRAFGDIQREFIKKLESRNFKELAEETYSEGTCR, encoded by the coding sequence ATGAGAATAAAAAATGAAATAGAGTATGTAATGAGAATTTTGTTATATTTAACAAAATATGGCGAGAATAGAATAGTTCCATCAAATGAGATATCAGAAGCAGAAGATATTCCACACTTATTCAGCTTAAGAATTTTAAAAAAATTAGAAAAAGCAGGACTTGTAAAGATTTTTAAAGGAGCTAAAGGTGGATATCAACTAACTAAACCTAGTGAAGAGATAACTTTAAGAGATGCTGTTGAGACAATAGAGCCAATAATTTGTATAAAAGATTGTGTTAATGATCCTGGATCATGTAATTTAAGAAGAGGAAATTGTGCTTTACATAGAGCTTTTGGAGATATCCAAAGAGAGTTTATAAAGAAATTGGAATCACGTAATTTTAAAGAATTGGCTGAAGAAACTTATTCTGAAGGTACTTGTAGATAA
- a CDS encoding pyridoxamine kinase, with translation MESLVKKVAAIHDLSGYGRASLTTIIPILSNMKVQVCPVPTAILSTHTGGFEGYSFIDLTDYMQEHINHWKKLELEFDCIYSGFLGSPKQIEIVADFIDFFGKKAKFTVVDPVMGDNGKLYSTMGNEMVVGMRKLIKNADIITPNFTEVIYLLGKEYKENITLDEVKEYLKELANIGPKIVIATSVPDEESNKLDRKTSVVAYDRENDVFWRVSCRYIPASYPGTGDAYTSVVIGSLLQGDSLPMAIERGVQFITQCIMASYGFKYPKKEGVLLEKMLDVLKMPMIATNYEMLE, from the coding sequence ATGGAAAGCTTAGTAAAAAAAGTAGCAGCAATACATGATTTATCAGGATATGGAAGAGCATCATTAACTACTATTATTCCAATTTTATCAAATATGAAAGTACAGGTTTGTCCTGTTCCAACAGCAATACTATCAACGCATACTGGTGGCTTTGAAGGATATAGCTTTATAGATTTAACAGATTATATGCAAGAGCATATAAATCATTGGAAAAAATTAGAACTAGAATTTGATTGTATATATTCTGGTTTTTTAGGTTCACCAAAGCAGATAGAGATTGTAGCAGATTTTATAGATTTTTTTGGTAAAAAAGCTAAATTTACAGTTGTAGATCCAGTTATGGGGGATAATGGGAAACTGTACAGTACTATGGGTAACGAAATGGTAGTTGGAATGAGAAAACTTATAAAAAATGCTGATATTATAACACCTAATTTTACTGAGGTAATCTACCTTTTGGGGAAAGAATATAAAGAAAATATTACTTTAGATGAGGTAAAGGAATATTTAAAAGAATTAGCAAATATAGGGCCTAAAATTGTTATAGCAACAAGTGTACCAGATGAAGAAAGTAATAAATTAGATAGAAAAACAAGTGTAGTAGCTTATGATAGAGAAAATGATGTATTTTGGAGAGTTAGTTGTAGATATATTCCAGCTTCATATCCGGGAACTGGAGATGCATATACAAGTGTTGTAATAGGAAGCTTACTTCAAGGTGATAGTTTACCAATGGCAATAGAGAGAGGAGTACAATTTATAACTCAATGTATAATGGCTAGTTATGGATTTAAATATCCTAAAAAAGAAGGGGTACTTTTGGAAAAAATGTTAGATGTTTTAAAAATGCCGATGATAGCCACAAATTATGAGATGTTAGAATAG
- a CDS encoding toxin-antitoxin system YwqK family antitoxin gives MVNQYNKDGKKEGLWIKTYDNGVIQEEKNYVNGVREGEYKSYYMNGQVETRKFYKNGNIDGVYETYYVDGKVSSIRHLVDGEVKGLCEEYYPNGKLKRTAFYETTSTTSRNIKYYPNGQLKMSVNLKNGAMFGPYKEYYSNGTLHLECHYIDHGKLHGRYREFDTTGKLLKDCTYIEGMEQKNKNI, from the coding sequence ATGGTTAATCAATATAATAAAGATGGTAAAAAAGAGGGACTATGGATTAAAACCTATGATAATGGTGTTATTCAAGAAGAGAAGAACTATGTTAATGGTGTTAGAGAGGGAGAGTATAAATCTTACTATATGAATGGACAAGTAGAAACGAGAAAGTTTTATAAAAATGGAAATATAGATGGAGTATATGAAACCTATTATGTAGATGGAAAAGTAAGTTCTATACGTCATTTAGTTGATGGTGAAGTTAAGGGATTATGTGAAGAGTATTATCCAAATGGAAAATTGAAAAGAACAGCTTTTTATGAGACAACATCTACTACCAGTAGAAATATAAAGTACTATCCTAATGGTCAATTAAAAATGAGTGTAAATTTAAAAAATGGGGCTATGTTTGGTCCTTATAAAGAGTATTATTCAAATGGAACTCTTCATTTAGAGTGTCATTATATAGATCATGGGAAACTCCATGGAAGATATAGAGAGTTCGATACAACAGGTAAATTATTAAAGGATTGTACCTATATAGAGGGAATGGAACAAAAAAATAAAAATATTTAA